The Desulfobulbus propionicus DSM 2032 DNA segment GATCCTTGGCCTTGTGCACCACCTCCTTGACGAACTCGTCCCGGGCCAGGTCGATCTCCTTGATCGACTCGATCGGCACCAGGTGGCCCACCGCGTTCCGCATGTAGCCGTCGGGTATTGCCTGCATGGTCTTTCCTCCGTAAACAGTTAGGACTTTTTCGCTGATCGCCTCCAGGGATCCGCTGTAATTATTGTTCAGCACCTGGGAGATGGCGGCCGGGCTATACCCCAGCTTGCCGGCCACCGATGCCTGGCTGCCTTCAATCTGGACTGCTCTACGCAGCAAGCTGATCCAGTCCATGGCCTTTGCTCTTGGTCTGGGTTCTAAAGGTATGCATTTCCCGGTAGTCATTGAGTTTCTTGACCGCCAGCTCCGCCGCCATGCCGATGGACAGCAGCGCCTTATGATCGGGAGATGGCCCGGCCTCCTCGATCAGCTCATGCACTCGAAGCAGCTGGGTGATGGCATCGGTCCGAAAGCCGCTGAGGATCTTGTCCGAGGTCAGTTCCACCTGCAGGGCCTTGGTGGTTCGCATGATGGACAGCAGGTCGATGTTGTCGCCCAGAGTACCAATGCGCAGGTTGTGCACGTTCTTGCTGATCTCCGCCAAGCTCCGATTGATCCGTAATGCGTTCATTCTCCTTCCTCCATGGTGGTGATGGCGTCCCGGGCCTTGGACAGGGCCTCGCTTGCCGATTGTAAACTCTGTATGGTTTGGTCGATCGCGTTGATCGCTTCGCGTTTCTTTCTTTGCCGGAGTTCGCGCAGCTTGGCCGCCTTGGCGTCATCCACCGGCATATCGACGGTATCGTTGATCAATTGCCAGGTTGCGGGCAGGCCAGGCTGCTGCTGTTTTCGCACCACCTCCCGCTTGGCCAGGGTGGCCAGCCACTCCCGGGCGTAGTCCTTGGAGACCTCGGCCATGACCATCATGTCCTCCACCGTCACCCGTTTGCGCATGCGCAGGATCTGCCACATCACTTGGCGCTTGTCCGGTTGCTTGAACGCCTTCACCGGGCCATACACCCCCTGGCGGAACCGCTGTAATCTTCCGGCCAGGTGCAGATCGCTCAGGGTATTGAGCATCCGCTTATATTCCACCCTGGTTTTCAATCCGAGCTGCAGGGCAATGGCCTCGGTCGTCACTTCACCGTTGTTCCCGGCCGCCAGTTGCCATGCTGTCTCCAGCACTGTCCGCGAAAAAGATTCATGTGCCATGGCTCACCCCTGCAAGCCGCACTTGCAGGCAATGGCGGCCAGTTCGGCGTCCACCTCGCCGGTCCGGCGCAAGCTGGTGGCGGCATGGGCTAGGTTGATGGTGTCGCGGCGGACGATCCGCAGATCGCCGCCGGCGGCCCGGTGCATGATCTCGGCCGCCGGGGTGCTCAGCTGCAGTCCGGTGCACTGGCTGACATACATGACCACATCCGAAGGGCTCACCGGCTCGAACTCCATGGCCCGATAGGTGCGCGACCAGACTCTCCGGTTTTGTTTCATCAGGTGCGGCAACTCCTCTTCACCGATCAGGACCACGATGCCGCCGGTGATCTTGACCAGGTCGCGGATGATCTCGAGAAACTTCTGGCCGAACCGCTCGATTTCGTCGATGAATACCGGTTGGTTGTTCGTGGTCATGGCCTCGATGATGGCATCGAAGCACCGGCCCCTGCGGCTGGGGATCTGGCGGATACCGAACTCCCGGCAGAGCTTCTGCAAAAAATCCAGCTCCGACCAGATCGACACCGTCTCGATATAGACACAGCCGTTTCGGGCCGCCCAGGTCTGGACAGTGCGGGTCTTACCCCGTCCGGCCCGGCCCCAGATGCAGCCCAACCGCTCGTCGCCTTCGCCTGCCCCGCCCTTGCCGATCATCAACCCCTGCATCAGGGTGTCGAACGATCGCACGTTTTTGGTCTGGACAAAAACCGGTTTGAATTTTACTGTTTCAGCCATAGGTCATTCTCCCCTGTGATCTATTCTTGGGTTGGATGAGGCCGGTGTTCCCGCACCGGCCTTTTTTATTGTCCGCTGACCGCCTTGCGCCACATCAGGCCGTATTTGATTCGGCACGACTCCCAGTATTCCGGAAAATTGCGGTAGGGGTCGGTCTTCTCGAAGAAGGTCATGAAGTCGTTCCACTCTTGGGTGAGTTCCATGCCCTGGGCGCTCATTTCGATCAATCGTTCGTAGCGATCTGAATCGTTCAACCGCATCAGCTCCTCTTCCAGGGCTTTGGCGACCGCCTCCTGTTGCAACCGTGTGGCCTCTTCCACTTCCCGGCGAAGTTTCTCGGCATCCAGGCTGATCATTTTGCAGTTGGACGTGTCGATGGTCTGGATTTCACCGTTCAGCACCCCGATCTCGGCCATCTGCCGGCGGTGCTCGGGCAGGATCTCGTCCTTGAGCAGAGACCGGGCCGAGGCCGAGGCCTGTTTTTCCTGGTTCTTCTTCAGGGCGATGTGCTGGCGCAGTTTTTCCTTATCTCCCTCGTTACCCAGCTGGGCTGCCGCCGGGTGCACCTTCTCCACCGGGGTGGCCTCGCAGATCAGTTCGCCCTGTTGATCGAGCACCCAGATCGAGCTGGTATCCTGGAGGTCATAGCGGATGGACACTTTATGCCGGCGGCCATAGAGGGCTGGGTGGTAGTAGTTCTGGCCCCGGAAGGTGATACCGTTGCGGTGGATGGTCTTGATTTCCAGGCTCATCATCAGCCAGATCAGCTCGGTCTTATCGACACCCGGCCCCTTGCCCTCGACAAAGACCTCCATCGGGTTCCTGCCGTTCAGGTGGCCCCGTTGGGGCCGCTTGGCGTACTCATCGAACCAGAAGGCGATCAGGGTGTGGGCCTCTTCCAGGCTAAGGCAGCGGCTGCCAAACTGCTGCTCGTGGATTGTGCGGTGCAGTTTCTCCCCTCGCAGCATCCGGGGCGGCTTATGCTCGATGCTGGTCCCGGTATAGCCGGGGACCAGTCGTTCCAGTTCGGCAAAGGAGCCGAAGAACCGTTCGACCGTCTTCGATTGGCCGTGATAGGGCCAGGCATAGATGGTCTGGCAGCCCATGCGTTCATAGAGGCCGGCATATCCTGCCTCGTCGAAGTTCTGGGAGCCCTTGAAAAACCTGGCCTTGAAGGCTCGGCCGTTGTCCAGGTAAACCACCCGGGGATACTTGCCCAGCCGCAGGACCGCTCGGCGCAGCGCACTGGAAATGGCGGCCGTGTTCTCGGTCGGCATGATCTCCCAGCCAAGCGGCATGTTGGAGGCCATATCGTAGAACAGGATGAGGGTCATGTGGTTCTGCGGTTTGCCGGTCCAGGGGTTGATGATCTCGAAGTTGAGGTTGTGGCCGTCGGCCACGATCACATCCCCCACGTTCAACAAATTCATGTCGCGCTCGATGTACATCGCGCACTGGTCGTTCCAGGCCTTGGCGCCCTCGCGGGAGAATACCCACAGATGGTGGTTGCGTTCCTTCCAGTGATGGAGCCATCTCCGATAGGTGGCCTCGCTGTGGGTGTTGTCGATGCCCTGCTGTTCCATAACCGCCTTGGCCACGCGGTAGGCCTCCGAGATCCTCGGCCGGTTGGGCCGGAGCACGCAGCGGAGGAAGATCTCGGTCTGCTGTTCCGTCAATCCACACTTGCCTCGTAGATGGGCGCCACGCTTATCGGCCAGGAAGAAGCAGTCATTGCCATGTTTGCGCACCTTGACTGACCAACTCTCGATGGTCTTCCAGCTTACCGGTCCAAGTTGTTCGTAGAGGTGCGGCCAGGTCAGGCCGGAGTTGTATGCCTGCTCGAATTTCACCCGCGCTTGGGTTTTGTCGCCCCAGTCAGCGGTGGCCAGTGCCCGATTGTACAAGGCGAGCAAGGCAGCCTTGTGCTGCATTTTCTCCTCCATGCGTTTGGTCATCGGAGGTGGAGCAGTCTGTGCGCAGGGTGTGGAGATGGTTGCAGGAAAAAGGGAAACCGGGCTGCTTGGTGCCGAAGGTTGCAGGTTGCCGACACTTTGTCGCAAGGCAATGGCTGTTTGCACTGCCTTGGGGAGCCGATCGAGAAGATAGCGTTTCTCTTTGCCGCCTCGAACATCGGTCTCTTGATAGGGCCATTGTTCCTTATTGGCCCTTCGTTGAGCCGATGTCCGGTGGATGCCAAGCGCCTCGGCAATCTCGTTGATTGTTACCTGTTCCATCGTTGTCCCTTGCTTGCAAAAATCCATCTTCGTGCTACTTTGATCATCGAAAAACAACGAATTATCAATATTTCGCGAAAGGATGGAAACATGGAAAAAGAGATCATGACGTCAATCATCACTGCTGGCGCTGCTCTCTCCGGCGTCGCGGTGTCGCAACTCGGCGGCATCGTCCGGTCACTATTCGATAAAAACAACGAACGAACCGTACTGCTGCGGTCAAAGCTCGAAGAGCTGGCGGACAACTTGCACAGGACAACGGAGTAGTTCGATTGGTTGGCGAAGACTGTTTCTGAGAAGGGTGCTCGCCCAGTAACATCAAGTGGAGGTCCCATCTCTGTTGCCACGTCATCCGAGGCCCGCCGCGTTTATGTGCTTTCATTGCTGTACTTTCCATCAATGAGGGAAGAGGCGAGAACACTGCTCAACTCTTCCTACGAGTTTTATCTGCTTATGCAGAGCCTTGATAACTTCGACCCGCAAAAGCTAACCGAGATCACCTCGAATTACCGGGCCGCGAAAAAAGCTTTGGACGACCTCACATCCCTTGAGGCCGAGAAAATCACCTGACATCATTCGGCGCCTGGTTGTATGCATCATGCCGCCTTCTCCATGCTCTTTGGAAGGTCGAGATAGTGTTCCGGGCAGCCCTGATCTTTCAGATATTGGAGAACCTTCCGAAGATTCTTCTTGCCGTCGATGGTCAGTGAAACCGGGGTATGGTTGCGATAACCGAGGGCACGTCTGGCCGATTCGACAGTCATTTGGTGGCGAAGCATCCATATCCGTATCTCGGTCGAGTTCCTCATCCCAGCTCCTCTTCGATCTTCTTCATCTTCTTCCGCAGTGCCTTGGTCTTTTGGTACACCCTGGCCCACTCGAGCAGTTTCACATCCTCGCCTTCGATGACCATTCCACCAAGAGTGGCGACCATCACCGCCATCGGTTGCACCGTGCCCAGGGCTGCACATAAGAGTGATAGTGCCTTGATACCTGGCACCCGGCTGTCGTCTTCCACGTTCAGCCATTTCTCAAACAGGTCCTTGCTCACGCCAGCCTTGCCATTGATGGGCACATTATGTCGGCGGGCCAACTCGTTCATCCGGTCCAACACCTGATCCCGCGACTGGCCGGAGGCCTTCACCGCCTGGTTCAAGGCCTCCTTCACATCGCGGACAACCGTGTGCAGTCCGGAATTGCTGAAGATTGTCAGTTGGGTAGGTGGCAAAGTTCGTGCTCCTGTCCGCCGATGTGGCACTGCGTGTCCTATTTTTGATGACACGCGGACGTTGTAAAAACATCCGGCCTCTGATACTGTCCATTTATGGAACTTTCGTTTCCTTATCGGTCGTGATAGTCGCCCATTTTTGGCAAATTGTCAATGCCAAAAATGGCGCACAGCTTTATTTTGGGCTGATACGCGGGTTTGCTTCACAAAAAATACGATAAATCAGCGTTATAAAGGGAGCGGTGCGTACAGAAAAAACGCACAGCTTTCTGCACAGCTTTCCAAAATTAAGCTGTGCACCGGAATTGATCATTCAAAGGTGGGCGAATGAGTCTTGGAAACAGAATTAAATCCGTCAGAGGAACCCTTTCCCAAAAAGAGTTTAGCGATGTGTGCAAGGTTGGGATTTCTACGCTTAGGCGTTATGAGTCAGGAGTAAACCCTCCTGACTCCGATTTTTTATGCGCTATCGTTGATAATTATAATATCAACCCTATGTGGCTGTTGAGTGGTGAGGGGCCGATGTACCGAGAAAGAAACACGGATCCGCACGGTGCCAGTACTAATTCAACCAGCGCAAAGATACCGCAACGGCCTGTTTATATGGACGATAGCGGCCAAGTAGTCATCCCCCAATGGCAGAATCCCGATCCAGAGATGTTCGATTACATCCCTATGGCGGAAACGCAACTTTCCGCAGGGGGAGGAGCCTTTGTTATCTCGGAAGAGATCGAAGGATATTATGCATTTAGAAAAAGCTGGCTGAGCAGAGTCGCATCCAGCACCAAGAACTTGGTACTCATGCGGGTTCTCGGAGACTCGATGTCGCCAACCATTCAGGAAGACGACACAGTGATGATCGATATCGGGAAAAGATCGATAAAGGAGGGAATGATCTACGCCATCCGCTTTGATTCCACAGTCATGATTAAGCGGTTGGCCTTTCGCCCTGGCGGGCGCATCATGATAATCTCAGACAATCGGCACGAATACGAGCCTTACGAAGCCGACATGAGGGAACTGCACATCATCGGCCAGATCATTTTTTTCTGCCGAACCTTCGCCACCGAATAGAGGTAGTTTCAGCCAGCATTAACTTTCTCGCTCTTGATGCAAAATCCTGCCAATTTCACCCCAAAACCGAAAAGTTTCTTGTTTTAGAAATTTGTCCGCAAAATTTTTTCCAGACGTCCACAAATGCCCATAGCGTTTGGAAAAAGTGCCATAAAAGTATCACCATTCCACGCTATTCAAAGTTTCTGGGTTTATGTGCCCCCCTATACCCCTATATGCAGAATCTCGCGCGAGTTTACAATATACGGGACAGGAGCGGGATAAATTGTCCTAGAAACAAAAAAGCCACTTAGCAAAAACTTGCTAAGTGGCTGATATTACTGGTGAACGAGGCGGGATTCGAACCCGCGACCTTTGGCTTCGGAGGCCAACACTCTATCCAGCTGAGCTACCCGTCCGTAATATATTTATTTTATCACAGTGGCTTAAAACACTTGGCGCACACCGGTGCTTTTTTACCAAAAAGAGCTCCCAATTACCACAAGTATTCTCACTTTCAGCCTTCTTTTCTCTCCAGACGACCGCTGACGCGCAATCCTCTCGAACAGCGGCAGCACAGGGGTCACACCCTGTAATAACGTCGGTACCAATCAACGAAGTTTCTGATTCCCTGTTCAATGGACGTGGACGGTTTGAAACCGACCGCTTGCACCAAGTCGGCCACATCGGCATAGGTTGCGGGAACATCCCCATCCTGGAGCGGAAGAAAATTCTTACGAGCCTTTTTTCCCAGGCAGTCTTCCAGCACTTCGATGTAGCGCATCAGCTTTTCCTTCTTGTTGTTGCCGATGTTATACACCCGCCAGGGGCAATAGCTGGTGGCGGCGTCCGGTTGGTCGCCACTCCATTGCGAATTGGCCGAGGCCACGTGGTCAATAACCCGCACCACCCCTTCGGCAATATCGTCGATGTAGGTGAAATCCCGCTCCATGTTGCCGTTGTTGAACACATTGATCGGCCGGTCTTCGAGAATGGCCTTGGTAAAGAGAAACAAGGCCATATCCGGCCGGCCCCAAGGACCATAGACAGTAAAAAAGCGCAGTCCCGTGGTCGGAATATGAAACAGATGGCTATAGGTATGGGCCATCAGTTCGTTGGCCTTTTTCGAGGCGGCATAGAGGGAAACCGGGTGATCGACATTGTCATGCACCGAAAAGGGCATGCGGGTGTTGGCGCCATAGACCGAACTGGAAGACGCATAGACCAAATGCTTGACGCCGGTGTGGCGGCATCCTTCAAGGATATTGACAAAACCGACCAGATTGGTGTCCACGTAAGAGTGGGGATTGATCAACGAATAGCGTACCCCGGCCTGGGCAGCCAGGTTGACCACCGCATCGAACTGTTCACGGGCAAACAGGGCCGCCGTCCGCTCCCGGTCGGCCATGTCAAACTCGACATGGTGGAAGGCGGCGAAAGCCTGCAACTCGGCCAAGCGGTCCCGTTTGAGTTGCGGATCGTAATAATCGTTGAGATTATCGAGCCCGACAACCGAGCGCCCTTCCGCCAACAGTCGAAGGGTCAAGGCGTGACCAATGAAGCCGGCCGCGCCGGTAACCAATATCTTGTGCAACGCTTTCAATGCCTTCCTCCTCTCTTTCCCGCAGCCTGGAACCACGATCCAGGTCAGTCGTCAAAATTCCCCTGCGGCCCCTTGTCGGTGGACAAGGTGGCGCCCCATTCCCTGATCTTGGCCACGGTCCAGTTCTCGGGCGACTCGATCCGGCCGGTTTTCGGACCGATATCGTAGGAACCGGCCTCAAGTATGGCCTCGACGCCAAAACGGGCGGTGTCTGCGGCATTGAACACTTCCACCAGCATGGTGTAGATAAAATTTTCCACCCGCCGGGCCATCCGTTCACGAATTGCCTTGGGCTGGCCCATGATTTTATTTTCAAACGGCAGGTTCAAGTTCTTGTAATCGCCTGTTTTCCAACCCTTGCTCTCGGCATGGGCGCGCATCGCCTGCCATAGCTCCTCAGTGACACCCTCGCCGGGAATTTTGATAAAATCACCGTTGGCGTCAAGAGCCGCATTGCCATAATCGTTGACTTCCAATCCCCAGGAAACCATTTGCAACGCGGTGGCCACATTGGCCTTGGTGGTGTAGGTCTGGGCGGCGATTGCTCGCAGCCGATCGGAGTTGTTGCCCGAGGTGCCGTGTTGGGCTCCGGACACCGCATAACCGGCCAGCGCCTTGTGGATGTCGGCGGTCAGTTCCACCTGAATTCCTTGGGCGGATGCCTCGATGCCATGGGTCGTGCCGTTGTTG contains these protein-coding regions:
- a CDS encoding AAA family ATPase, yielding MAETVKFKPVFVQTKNVRSFDTLMQGLMIGKGGAGEGDERLGCIWGRAGRGKTRTVQTWAARNGCVYIETVSIWSELDFLQKLCREFGIRQIPSRRGRCFDAIIEAMTTNNQPVFIDEIERFGQKFLEIIRDLVKITGGIVVLIGEEELPHLMKQNRRVWSRTYRAMEFEPVSPSDVVMYVSQCTGLQLSTPAAEIMHRAAGGDLRIVRRDTINLAHAATSLRRTGEVDAELAAIACKCGLQG
- a CDS encoding XRE family transcriptional regulator, giving the protein MSLGNRIKSVRGTLSQKEFSDVCKVGISTLRRYESGVNPPDSDFLCAIVDNYNINPMWLLSGEGPMYRERNTDPHGASTNSTSAKIPQRPVYMDDSGQVVIPQWQNPDPEMFDYIPMAETQLSAGGGAFVISEEIEGYYAFRKSWLSRVASSTKNLVLMRVLGDSMSPTIQEDDTVMIDIGKRSIKEGMIYAIRFDSTVMIKRLAFRPGGRIMIISDNRHEYEPYEADMRELHIIGQIIFFCRTFATE
- a CDS encoding Mu transposase C-terminal domain-containing protein, which encodes MQHKAALLALYNRALATADWGDKTQARVKFEQAYNSGLTWPHLYEQLGPVSWKTIESWSVKVRKHGNDCFFLADKRGAHLRGKCGLTEQQTEIFLRCVLRPNRPRISEAYRVAKAVMEQQGIDNTHSEATYRRWLHHWKERNHHLWVFSREGAKAWNDQCAMYIERDMNLLNVGDVIVADGHNLNFEIINPWTGKPQNHMTLILFYDMASNMPLGWEIMPTENTAAISSALRRAVLRLGKYPRVVYLDNGRAFKARFFKGSQNFDEAGYAGLYERMGCQTIYAWPYHGQSKTVERFFGSFAELERLVPGYTGTSIEHKPPRMLRGEKLHRTIHEQQFGSRCLSLEEAHTLIAFWFDEYAKRPQRGHLNGRNPMEVFVEGKGPGVDKTELIWLMMSLEIKTIHRNGITFRGQNYYHPALYGRRHKVSIRYDLQDTSSIWVLDQQGELICEATPVEKVHPAAAQLGNEGDKEKLRQHIALKKNQEKQASASARSLLKDEILPEHRRQMAEIGVLNGEIQTIDTSNCKMISLDAEKLRREVEEATRLQQEAVAKALEEELMRLNDSDRYERLIEMSAQGMELTQEWNDFMTFFEKTDPYRNFPEYWESCRIKYGLMWRKAVSGQ
- a CDS encoding class II fructose-bisphosphate aldolase; its protein translation is MSYIADFEKALEIGRPPNIRTLFPHSRALIVSGKVIDRAMLAKGGAMTIAANGRNHLIIRGALQAAQRAHAAIIIEIARSEGGANAYCPVNYWNIARQVDALCNELAITVPVAIHADHYGIKKAEDVPVAAVEIPTIFEAGITSIAIDASHMPDADNLLASIELAKYVPVWAGLETEVGEIKGKLGLSTKEEALFIIQGLNAHDIFPDWIALNNGTTHGIEASAQGIQVELTADIHKALAGYAVSGAQHGTSGNNSDRLRAIAAQTYTTKANVATALQMVSWGLEVNDYGNAALDANGDFIKIPGEGVTEELWQAMRAHAESKGWKTGDYKNLNLPFENKIMGQPKAIRERMARRVENFIYTMLVEVFNAADTARFGVEAILEAGSYDIGPKTGRIESPENWTVAKIREWGATLSTDKGPQGNFDD
- a CDS encoding SDR family NAD(P)-dependent oxidoreductase gives rise to the protein MHKILVTGAAGFIGHALTLRLLAEGRSVVGLDNLNDYYDPQLKRDRLAELQAFAAFHHVEFDMADRERTAALFAREQFDAVVNLAAQAGVRYSLINPHSYVDTNLVGFVNILEGCRHTGVKHLVYASSSSVYGANTRMPFSVHDNVDHPVSLYAASKKANELMAHTYSHLFHIPTTGLRFFTVYGPWGRPDMALFLFTKAILEDRPINVFNNGNMERDFTYIDDIAEGVVRVIDHVASANSQWSGDQPDAATSYCPWRVYNIGNNKKEKLMRYIEVLEDCLGKKARKNFLPLQDGDVPATYADVADLVQAVGFKPSTSIEQGIRNFVDWYRRYYRV